The genomic segment CCTTGTATAGTGACAGGAGCGGCAAAACCTAAAGGATGATACAGGCTATTGTGGACAGGACACCTCTGCGAGGGAAGGGTTTTTCTTCCCCATTGATTTGGAAGGCAAAGGTAACAAACTGTAAGTCCCACAGAAGTCCAAGGATCCGTTGAACAGCTAAGAGTCAGCTTCTAAGTCTCTTAGATCATTTGAATGGTCCTGAGAGGGGAAGACTTGCATCACTTCTTTGCAGTTGGAAGCTATTTTGTGAAGCCTAAGGTTTGAGCAAGCGAGAGCTCCCTGTGCCCTTTTGAGAAGACTGATTGCAGCTTTGCTTGAGGGTAAGGATTTTAAGCAGTCATCTacataaaagtctttttcaaCTAATTTCCTGATATCCAAGCCATACTCCACCtcactttcctgagcagagcgcCTTAGCCCATAGATTGCAACTGCCAAAGATGTGTTCCCTCATTCGGTTCTCTGTGATGTCTTTGGAAGGATCATTGTCTCTGTACCTGAAAAATCTCAGGAcatttctgtctttctctctcaCAAGAAAACAGTGGAACATTTGTTGAATATCAGCAATAAAGACAATAGAGTCTTTACGGAAACAAAAGCGTGCTCCCAGGAGTTTGTTATTGAGGTCAGGGCCTGTCAGGAGAATGTCATTTAGGGACACACCTTTGAATTTAGcactgaaaaaaaaccaaacacacTCAAATCTGCCCAGGTTTCTTTGGAGGATACCAAATATTGGTAGGTACCAGCATAGCGACCAGTGTCAGTGAGGATGGGAGCTAGCTCAGCATGAGTATTCTCAAATATTTTCCCCATGAAGGTAAATAAGTGGTCTTTCATCTCTGGTTCCTTATGAAAGCTGCATCTGAGAGAGGTGAAATTTTTTAGGGCTTCCTCTCTATTGTTGGGAAGGCGTTGCCTCAGAGGTCTAAAGGGTAGAGGTGCGACCCAATTGTTGGCATCACTTTTAACTAGCCCCTGCTGCATTATTTCTAAGAAGAGTTTATCCTCAATAGACATTGCTACCTGATTATCCTCTTTTGATCTATGAAACACTGTGCACCCTAGATGATCTTGGTCACTATCATAAGCATGGTTGTCATCAAAGGGGTTTATGAGAGAGTAAGGCAGGTTTGTATtgtaaaggtatttttttttatgaggAAGTTATTGTGACATGGTTGGAAGATGGAGGGATACCCATGTTCTAGTGTGTTTGCGAGCATGCTGTTTACATGGTTTGTGGACACTTCCAAGACTTCCGTCTTGGAGCATTGTGGGGACCATTAATCTGGTCTTTATGGACCCATAAGATATTCCTCCCAATGAGAAGCATTATCTGAGCCCCAGGGTCAAGTTGAGGGATTAAGTGCATTATAGGGTTTAAGTGCACGTGGTGCCGTGCTGCCTCCGGTGTTGGAATTTCAGATCTATTGTCAGGAATCTCATTGCATTCAATTATGGTTGGCAAAGCTAAGTGTACCTGTCCTTCTATGGACTCTACTTGGTAGCCAGATGCCCTTCTCCATGTTGTCTCGATGATTCCTGCACAAGTTTTTAGGAAGTAAGGAGTGCTTGGGCCTTTAATATTGAATGCATCAGGAAGGAAGGACAGGCTAGAGATCTGTTCATCAAGGATTGCATAAAACTTAAAAGCTCTGTCTCTATGGCCTGCTGAGAAAGCAAATTTTGGAGCAGGATCTGCCATGTTTTGCTCCTTTCCAAATTTCTGTGCATTGTGAACTGATCTCTGGTGTAGCTGCAGCAGTGTCCccttcctccccgccatgcttGCTGGGGCCAAAACCCATGGGGCTGGCCCAGGGTGCAAATGatgtgtgctgtcacattctgtgcattttacactgaccttacagCCCTTAGTAAGGTGAGATGTTGATGAGCACTTGTAACAGTTGTTGTTCTCCGTTAGGAAGGCCTTGCAGCTTTCTATGGACTTCTCcctgaaggctctgcatttcCAGAGAGGATGAGGGGGCTCTGCTTACCAGGGTCTCTGCTCTTTGTCTCTTCATGTGTAGGAACAGCAGATCTGTGGGAAGAATTGAGAGAGGAAGCATTAGTTTTGTGAACGGTTACTGCTGTTTTGTGAGCATTAAGTGCTAAAGGAGTAGTATGTGGCAGACTAAAATTAAAACTGGGGTCATTTCTCATCTTGGcttgttggtacaggtatgggatccattatccggaaacccaatatccagaaagctccgaattacggaaagcctgtctcccatagactctattttaaataattcagatttttaaaattcatttcccttttctctgtaaaaatacaacagtgctttgtatttgaaccCAACTAATATGtaagtaatccttactggatgcaaaattatcctattcagtttaattaatgttttattcattttttagtagacttaaggtatgaagatccaaattacggaaagaccccttaactggaatacccttggtcctgtgcattctggataacaggtcctattcctgtatACAAAGTCCACAAACACAGTGAAGGGAGGAAAAGGAACATTGTGCGTTTCTTTGTACTTAGACCCGTGTATCATCCATCACTCTTGCAATTGTAGGGCGACTCCTGCACTATGGGGTTAACACTGGTGCTGGGTGAAATAATGCGGCAAAGCAAAAAAAtgatgtgcggcaaaaaaattgttgcgcacttAAAAAAATTGACACgcacattttcaccgttttgcgaattttttggcgaatcgaaacaggacagattcgctcatcactagttactaccTCTGGCTGTGACAAAGAATGCAAGACCTGGTAATTCTCCAGATTTAACTGCCTAAAGTTCCATTAACAAGTCACTTAGTTCTCtaagctgtacaggtatgggacctgttatccttgggacctggggatttctggataagggatctttccgtaatttggactttcataccttaaggctgctaaaagattattcaaacatttcctaaacccaatagggctgttctgcccccaataaggggtaattatatcttagttgggatcaagtacaggtactgttttattattacagagaaaagggaatcatttaaccattaaataaacccaatagggctgttctgcccccaataaggggtaattatatcttagttgggatcaagtacaggtactgttttattattacagagaaaagggaatcatttaaccattaaataaacccaatagggctgttctgcccccaataaggggtaattatatcttagttgggatcaagtacaggtactgttttattattagagaaaagggaaatcatttttaattatttgattataatggagtctaaggcagatggccttcccgtaatttagaactttctggataacgggtttccgggtaacgcgtcccatgcctgtatttgaaTCACTGTACTGCTTGGAAGCTGCTGTTTGTCATGGTTGCAGTGTAGCCCCTAACTACTCTACCCTCTGTTCCACTGTTCTCTCCTAACTACGTGTTCCCCTGGGGTAGTGAGAGCTTGACCTGCAGCTAAACCTTCTCACACTCCAATAAAAGAGACTGAGTAAAGTCTGTAGAATTTTACTGGATGATTATGGCAAAAGGTGAAACTAATGtacagtaaattaaataaaatacaatgaatATGAAGAATGATACTGTAAATAACATATCATAGAAGCATAAGGACATAATCTATGAAAGTGTGTTTTTATGTTTCAGTTAAATACACACCAGTGTCTCTGAGCTGCTGGCAGTTATAGTGGTGGCTTAGTGTGGGGTTTAAGTCCATTTCCTTACCAGCGATGCTcccatggggagaagatggaaTATGGGGTGCTTCTTCCACAGCgtgggctacaaaatggagtctaggcTCCCGCAATGCACTGTAATGGGTCACATGCTAGAAGTATGGTGGTTGCAAAGGGTCAAAGCTTATACTGAAAATGGTTCCCTGCATttacagcaaacagccagcagaggggGTACACTATAAATGAGtaaagaaataacagaaatgatgaAAGCCAATGCTGGAGACATGGAAGTCTATGGCTCCTAGATATGTCCGTACACAATattgcaatttattttctttccatTACAAAGGAATGGCCCTCGGTACATCTCACAAACCTCTACAATGATTATTAGATCATTGATGATAAAATAAGTTTTATTGGAAGGGTCACATTGttatgaaatactgtatatcaggggcTAGGTGTGGAGCGTAGCCAGACACTGGACAGAAATATTCTTTGAATGAGCATTAAAGGGTATGCTCTTGTGCCCCTTGGTGTTCTTGGGTTTCTGCTTGGGGGTCTAGGTGAATGAcccttgctgggttttttttttttttttgatgattcCACAATTACCTTCTCCCCAAGTACATTAGGGTGTGTGGTGGGGAAAGATGATTAGTTTATATGTacgtggaggcagatttactccAACTTTTaccattttttgaattttaaaatttgaataaattcaTTTCTCGtcactaaaaagtctgaacagaAAAGTcgggaaaaagttgtggaaaagtgcgaaactgcgacttttttgaactgtcgcaccaaaacctctactctttaaaaaaggaataaaaaacagcaacaaaaatccaaaaacctcgtAAGGATCGTTCATGgaatggacatctgccattgagaTCTCggtaagttttagctggcaaattgttggatttggattgtTAGCCATTTTGCCGCAAGATgtattttttctgcaactttttcatgttttgctgcaaaaaaaatccagATTTTTTCCCCCCCAATTTGAACATTAGTTAATGCCCCCCCTCCCACTGTTGGTAGTACAGTAGTTTCATAATTAAATCCTGATAATGAGTAATTAACAATGGTAATTAGTCCCCACACATTAATTGGTTAAATATTAAAATTGCAATTACAAAGTGTCAATATAAGATTGGTTTTCTGGCCAGTAGGTTTATTCTAGTGTAGCAGAGAATTCACACGGCTTATTGTGGATCTTTTCTGCTGAAAGGcctaaatgggcccctaagcccccccgcttaggggcccatttatcaaagatggggttttttgccttcctctggatcagctggcagttaggcaggttatatatgcctatatataacctgcctaactgccagctgatggttgaacgtgatggatgtacttcttttttcaacctaacttactatgttactatgttcagatggggtttttttggcttcctctggatcaactggcagttaggctggttatatataggcattatggttgaacgtgatggacgtatgtcatttttcaacctaacttactatgttactatgttacttacttaCTATGATTGCATATGATTACAAaagattcttattttttctaagttttagaacggTGTGTATTTTCTACAATGTTTTCTTCACTTGGTGTCCTTTCATAAATTAACCTTTTTTGCCTGACTTTCAGCGTTAAATTGGGTGCTAAATGTAACACCCATTAAGATAAAACTGTTTGGCTTTATCTTTTCAAAACCCAATTTCAGCTGATCTGGGTGTGATAATTGCACAggccttaaggctgatgccacacgtggcatttttacgcggagtattttctccgcctaataacgccgcacaagccacacagtccgactatggcgtttttcagcctagtactggtgacgtaagcaaatcccgtttccatggtgctaatagtgcaaaatagtaaaaaacactgcgtatttccgctaggtctggcagctgcctttgcatatacattggaataggttgctgtgcaaatactggcgtatttcggcctacgcttgaaaaatccgtggtaaggcgttttctagcgtatttacgcattgtgtggtttgcttcgcatttttcaagttatttctatggatgatgatattgtgcgtttttcagccgccgagagaattagaaaatacgcagcggaaaaacgccatgtgtggcatcagccttaggtcaTTTCTAACTGTTATGAGGGAGGAGAATATCTGGACACGATGGCCTATATGAATAAAGAGAAATACCACATTTGTATGCATAAAGTGCAACTGTTTAATAATTGGAAGGGAGAAGAATAACTATGTTGATACATGATGCatttataaaggaaaactatatgcAATGTACGTTCATGGGACCTGGCACAATACAGTGATATATTGACACAAAGGGCTTGCTCTACAGACAGCCCAGTAACTGATAGGAAAATGCCCATTATTACTGTACTATTAATGTCTGGCCATCACTCACTAGGTGTCTTAAATAGCCAGTTTTCATACTCTGCTGTGTTCAGGGGCCAAGTGCTATTGCATCTAATTTTCTCTGTAGCTCCAACTCCAGCACAGATACATACACAGACATGAGCCCAGGTTATCCAAGCTTTCCTCTCACTGGTCCACAAGTGTTGTTTTGGTTGTATATAGAATAAAAcaccattttaaatatttatttatggctGTACCCtcaacatttcttttttatttgtcttGCAACATTTGAAACCTGGAAGAGTTTTCTATGCCTAATACCAAGGTAAATGCAAACTACTCAAAGTGGACAAAGTATTGAAAACCACATTTCTTCTTGTAGGGGTATTTGAACCAGTCATTCTCTTGTAATtccattaaaacttgcgcaaaacccAACTATAAATTGATATTTATCGTTTTCTAACAATGGTGTCTTTTGTATTTAGTTCAGGCCTTATAAAtatgatatagcacttgggaatgaatatacagcccaataacccagcactggaggataagatggcaaatatctcaactgccaccattctactgcccttactgctcaggtatgcagggacaaatgtcccccacacgctacagaaccccaacatactgaaagtgatgtttttagcctcattaaatcggtcagggaaatccttggctagaaatgcagcaatgaaactcagtagggccaacgtccctatatatccaattatacagaagaagaaaaagtcagatccttcattgcacagcaGAATAATATTTTCTGGATCAGAAAGAGTATCAGTCTCTGAAAATGGGGGATTGGAGACCAACCATACAATGGAGATTATAATCTCACCCAAAGAACAAACAATGACTAATacaatggccagttgggttcctacatacttcttcagcttgctcccaggctttgtggcattgaaggcaataataactgtgagagttttagccaacacagaagaaacagaaatagtaaatacaaccccaaatgttacttgtcggaggagacaacatatctgagttgggcgcccaatgaataataaagtgcagaggaaacacaacatgagagagatgaggaggagacagctgagatatcggttgttggctctcactataggagtctcgcggtactttataaagattcccaggattacagcacaagtAACGGCACATATAATAGTAATGGAAGATAAAGTAGCACCCAATATATCTTTATAGGAAAGAAAGTTAATATTCTTTGGAATGCAGCCATCTTGTTCTGTATTAGACTTTTCATATTCAGAGCACTTTATACAGCTTTGTGCATCTAAAACAAACACCAAATATTGAT from the Xenopus tropicalis strain Nigerian chromosome 5, UCB_Xtro_10.0, whole genome shotgun sequence genome contains:
- the LOC116411021 gene encoding vomeronasal type-2 receptor 26-like, translating into MPNAIPSRTGIALPKCTESESFDEYGLSLNNTKNYRISYGVYTAVYTMALALHKLNMEETRANHPDRRESQEMHVEQWQLNAIIQKMTSGNRMNFKYHDSSNYYEIVKCFFLEEGGARTVKVGSFDTSKPAGNQLYINSSADLWGPYFPKCPQSQCNEPCMPGYRRSKIEGKPSCCYNCVPCVEGEISNTTDAQSCIKCSEYEKSNTEQDGCIPKNINFLSYKDILGATLSSITIICAVTCAVILGIFIKYRETPIVRANNRYLSCLLLISLMLCFLCTLLFIGRPTQICCLLRQVTFGVVFTISVSSVLAKTLTVIIAFNATKPGSKLKKYVGTQLAIVLVIVCSLGEIIISIVWLVSNPPFSETDTLSDPENIILLCNEGSDFFFFCIIGYIGTLALLSFIAAFLAKDFPDRFNEAKNITFSMLGFCSVWGTFVPAYLSSKGSRMVAVEIFAILSSSAGLLGCIFIPKCYIIFIRPELNTKDTIVRKR